CAGGAATCGGATCAGCATAGTTAGCTAAACCATAGTTGCCTTCCATTGCAGCATTAGGTTCTTTAACGTGCCACTCAAACTCATCACGAAAATGACGGATTGCACTTGCCACAGGCCATGCTGCCGCATCGCCAAGCGGGCAAATAGTATTTCCTTCAATTTTCTTCGCAACATCAACCAATAAGTCGATATCACTCATTTTTCCATGACCATATTCAATACGGTGCAACACTTTCTCCATCCAGCCTGTTCCTTCACGACAAGGCGAACATTGTCCACATGATTCGTGATGGTAGAAACGTGAGAAATTCCATGTATTTCGTACAATACATGAGTCTTCGTCCATCACAATAAATCCTCCCGAACCTAACATGGTTCCGGTTGCAAAACCACCCTCAGATAATGATTCATATGACATTAAACGAGGTTGACCGTTTGCTAGTTTTAAAATTAAATTGGCAGGAAGAATTGGAACAGATGAACCTCCGGCAACTACCGCTTTTAAACGTTTTCCGTTAGCAATACCACCACAGTATTCATCAGAGTAAATAAACTCTTCCACTGGCAATCCAAGCTCAATTTCATAAACACCAGGCTTATTAATATTTCCTGAGGCCGATATCAATTTAGTACCGGTACTTCTACCGATACCAATTTTCGCATATTCATCACCGCCGTTCACCACAATCCAACTAACAGCAGCAATTGACTCAACATTGTTTACTACTGTTGGACAACCGTATAAACCGGCAATAGCTGGAAACGGAGGTTTAATACGTGGATTACCCCGTTTACCTTCCAGTGATTCCAATAAGGCTGTTTCCTCTCCACAAATATATGCACCTCCTCCTGGTTGTACATACACTTCAAGATCGTAGCCAGAGCCTAAAATATTCTTTCCAAGAAATCCTGCATTCTTAGCTTCAGCAATTGCTTTTTCCAGAATACGAATTTGAGGCATCATCTCGCCACGAACATAGATATATGAAGTATTTGCGCCTAATGCATAACTTGAAACGATCATCCCTTCAATTAGGGTATGAGGCGTATGAGTCATCAGATAACGGTCTTTAAAAGTACCCGGCTCTGATTCGTCAGCATTACAAACCAAATAACGAGGAACACCTTCTGGTTTTGCCAAAAAGCTCCATTTCATGCCCGTAGGGAACCCTGCGCCACCACGCCCACGTAAACCTGATTTTTTAACCTCCTCAACAACGTCATCAGGCGACATGGTTTTCAGCGCTTTTTCAACCGCAGCGTAACCACCCTGCTTGCGATAAACGTCAAAGGTGTTAATTCCGGGAACGTTAATATCTTTAAGTAATATCTTTTGAGTCATATTAAACCCGAATTAATTCTTATTCATTAGCTGTGTTAACAATTCATCAACACTGTTTTCAGTCAGATTTTCATAGAAAGTATATTCAGGTCCAATCTGTAAAACAGGTCCGTAACCGCAGGCGGCCAAACATTCAACCCCTCTGAATGAGAATAATCCATCAGAAGTAACTTCCCCTTCTTTCACTCCTAATTTTTCTTCCAGATGCTTCATGATTTTTTCGGCACCAACTAAACAGCATGGGCCGGTACGGCAAACCTCCAGTACATATTTGCCCGATGGTTTAAGGAAGAACATTGTGTAAAACGATGCAACTTCGTAAACCTCAATTGGGGAGATATTGAGCAATGAAGCAACATAATCCATTACTTCAGTACTGCACCAGCCGAACTCAGCTTGAGCCAGGTGTAAAACCGGCAACAATGCTGATTTTTGTCTGCCTTCTGGATAGCGCGCAATAATCTCATCGACTTTTTTTTGCGCTTCTGCGGAAAACTTTATTTCTTTTACTGCTAACATTTCTTTTTAGAAGTAAGATTTGAGATTTGAGCTATCAGATATCCTCCTTGCTCAAAACCTTTTACCATTTCTTATTTATACATGCACCTGACATTTTGAACTCTGTTAAAGTTTAGTCTCAATGTCTATTGCTTTATTTTATGCATCAAGCTCTCCGGCAATGACATTTAAGCTACTCATAGCTAAAATTGCATCGGATATCATTCCTCCCTTAGCAATATCGGCATATGCCTGATAGTTGATAAAGCTTGGACGACGGAAGTGTAAACGGAAAGGAGCACGTCCTCCATCAGTAACTAAATAGAAGCCTAACTCACCATTTCCACCTTCCACTGCATGATATATTTCTGTTTTTGGAATTGGAACCTCTCCCATCACAATTTTAAAGTGATAGATTAATGATTCCATTGAACTGTAAACATCTTCCTTAGGAGGTAAGCAGTAATCAGGAACTTCAGCATTGAACACCCCTTTTGGTTCCTTTTCCATCTTAGCAAGGGCCTGCTTAATGATGCTTAAACTTTGCCACATTTCCTCATTACGCACAAGGAAACGATCGTATATATCACCTGTTGTACCTACAGGAATTTCAAAGTCAAATTCATCGTATGAACAATATGGCTGGGCAACGCGAACATCGTAATCTACACCGCATGAACGTAATAATGGTCCTGTCCAGCTATATGACAATGCTTTCTCAGCGCTTACCGGTGTAACACCAACACAACGGTCAATGAAAATACGGTTACGATTGAATAAGTTCTCGAACTCGCGCATTACCTCAGGAAATTCATCAATGAATGTTTTGATTTTTGCAATAGCCACATCATTAAAATTGCGCTCGAAACCACCAATACGACCCATATTTGTTGTTAAACGAGATCCACAGATTTCTTCGAAAATTTCGTAAATGTGTTCACGTTTTTGGAATACGTATAAGAACCCGGTGAATGCTCCTGAATCAACACCGATAACCGAGTTACAAACCAAGTGATCAGCAATACGGCTCAACTCCATCACAATAATTCGCATATAATCCACTCTCTTAGGAGTTTGTATGCCAAGGAGTTTTTCAACCGTCATATGCCAACCCATGTTATTAATTGGCGCCGAACAGTAATTCAACCGGTCGGTAAGTGGAGTTATTTGATAAAACGGACGATGCTCGGAGATTTTTTCGAAAGCACGGTGAATATATCCTATCGTCGATTGCGCACTTACAATGCGCTCACCATCCAATTCAAGGACATTCTGAAACACCCCGTGTGTAGCCGGGTGCGTAGGTCCCAGGTTAAGGGTGGTCGTTTCTTTTTCTAATGAGTGTTCACCTAATTTAATGTGAGCCATATACGTTGTAATGTTGAATTAAGAATTATGAATTATAAATGCCCTCATTTTAAATTCACAATCCAACATTTTGGTTTTTTAGTTTATGAATTTGCTCCTTAATCCAGTAATTCAATTGAGGAACATTGCCCTCTGCATAAAATGCAGCATTCCATTACTCGGTAGAGCAACAGTGATTAACGGCCAAAGTAATCGTCGTTCTTATCCGTACGGTTTGGATCTTCCAATGGAAACTCCTTACGCATTGGGAAAGCAACCATATCGTCTACGTTCAAAATACGTCGTAAATCTGGGTGGCCTTCAAAGATGATTCCGAAGAAATCATATGTTTCACGTTCCATCCAGTTTGCTCCTAAAAAAAGACCTGTAAGTGATGCAATACGTGGAGCATGCTCTGGAAGGAAAACTTTTATACGGATGCGCACATTATTGGTAAGACTATGCAAATGATAAATTACTCCTAGAGGCAATTCCTGTTCAGGGTAATGAATACCGCAAATATCTGTAAGAAAACGAAACTTCAACTCATCATCATTGTAAAGGAATTGAACTACGTCAATAATCTTATCCTTAGTAGTAGTAAGCGTAAGAAATTCATGCGGTTCACTCACATTGAAGATAGCATCAGCAAACTTAGTTTGCAATTTCTCCAATACAGCCTGATTGTTAATCTCTTTTACTGCCATATTATTGAATTCCGTATTTTGCTAATAACTGTTTGTATTCTTCTGAATCGCGACGACGTAATGACTCGTTTTGTACCAATTCCTGAATTCGGTTTAAGCCATCAATAATCCCCTCAGGACGAGGAGGACAACCAGGAACATAAACATCAACAGGAATAATCTCGTCTATACCTTGCAATACGCTATAAGTATCAAATATACCACCACTAGATGCGCATGCACCTACAGCCATTACCCAACGGGGTTCGGCCATTTGCAAATAAACCTGACGCAGTACCGGTGCCATTTTCTTTGCAATGGTACCCATTACCATCAACAAATCGGCTTGGCGTGGTGAGAAACTCAAACGCTCAGCACCAAATCGTGCCAAGTCATAATGGGCTCCCATTGTAGCCATAAACTCAATACCACAACAAGAAGTAGCAAAAGGTAAAGGCCATAAAGAATACGAACGGGCTAAACCCACCGCTTTATCAAGAGAGGTTGCAAAAAATCCGGCTCCTTCTATGCCCGGAGGGGCCTCAACCATTTTAATATCGCTCATACGCTGAAATTTTTCTCAAAAGTCCTCTTAACAATAGAAAAGAGTAACAAAAGTACAACAATAATCAGATAAATATTGTTCTATCATGCCTTGGGTCGTTTTTAGAACAATTCTAAACACTATTCCCACTTAAGGGCACCTTTTTTAATGATATAAATGAATCCTAATAGCAAAAATGCCATGAACGTAAACATTTCTATCATTCCCAACAGGCCAAGTTCTTTAAAATTAACCGCCCATGGGTACATAAAGATTACTTCCACGTCAAACAAAACGAATAAAATTGCTACCAGGAAATATTTAATAGAAATTGGCTGGCGAGCATTACCCTGAGCCTCTACTCCCGATTCAAAAGGGGTCAATTTATCTGAAGTTTTACGCTTCGGGCCAATAAGGTGAGTGGCCAACATGGTAACTACCACAAAACCAATGGCTACAAAAAACTGAAAAGCAATTGGTGCATAGTTAACAGGTAACTGCTCTAGTAATAACATAATGTACTATTTGTGATTTTTTTTGCAAAAATAAAAAAGAGAAGGTAAGTTTAAAACAAACCTTCTCTTTAGTTGAATATTTTATTAAGAAATTTCAATCAAGAGTAAGAACAAACTACTTTTTGTTCTTACCTCCAGTTGTATTCAGACCTTTTATTACTTCTAATGCTTTTTGATTAGCTGGGTCGATTTCAATGACTTTGTTATAAAATGATTTAGCTGCAGTCAAATCGTTTTGAACTAAATAAGCATAACTTCCTAAATAATCATATGCTTCAATAAGATATTTAGCATTCTTTTGTTTGTCTGCTTCACCCAATTCAACTACTTTTTCATAATAAGGTTTTGCAAGACCAAGTTTGCTATCTTTATCTTGGGCTGCATTAGCCTGACCACGATATAAATAGCCTTGAATATAAGTTGGAGAAAGCTCAGTCACCTTTAAAAATGCACTATCCGCCTTTTTATAATTTTCAACTCTCATTGCAGATAACCCATAGTATAAATAATCAACAGGTTGCTTTTTTACATTTGGAATAGCAAAATAGCTATCATAAGCCTTGATCGCCGTTGGATACTGCTTTGACAAATAGCTCATCTTACCTAGCAAAGGATAAAGATCTATTTTTGAAGGATCTTTTACTAAAGCCTTTTGCATATAGGCAATTGCTAACGAATCCTTCTTATTATCCGATAAAATTTTAGCCATGTATTCATAATCCTGAGTTATGACATTACTTTCAGGTTGCTTTTGGAAGAAAGTATTCATGGCCTCCAAAGCTTCTGTAGGTTTCTTAATCTCGTACGCAGAATATGCCAATAAACGGTACATTACAGGTTTAACTTGGCAAGTTTTCAACAACAAATTAATTTGATCATATGCTGATTGGTACTGCTTTGCCAAGAACAACACGCTTGCATAACGGGTATTTGAGTTACATGAGGCATCGGTTAAAGGCAAGTATTTATTCTTGTAAGTTTCAGTTGCTTTAGCGTATTGCCCAGAAACAGCATATAGTTCTGCCAACTCACGATAGGCAGGAGCATAGTTTGGATCAATCGAAATCGCTTTTTCCAATGGTGCTAATGATGATTCATAGTTTTGAGCACCACGATAAATATGTGATTGTGCTACATAAGCCGCTACATAGTTTTTATCTAACTCAAGAGCTTTGTTGTAATTTGCTATTGCATTGTTACCATCCTTTTTAAGCAGGTAGGCATTACCTAAGGTAGTATAAACTTCAGGATTTTTAGACGCAATCTTTTTGGCTTGCTCAATGTAAGCAATAGCAGTCTCAATTGATGCGGCATCGCCCTCTTCACCAGCTAAGGCATAAGCTTTGGCAGTTTCTAGATAAGGTCTGTAGTCTTTTTCCTTCTGACCAAGGGCAATAGCTTTGTCAAACAACGGCTTAGCAGATACAAAGTTCTTTTTAAGGATACTTAGTTTCCCTTGTCCCACATAATTCAAACCAAACTGTGGATTTGCCGCCACACCTTTGTCAAAAAATACTTGGGCTGAGTCAAATTCAAGTGTTTTTACATAAACATCGCCCATATAATAATAGCTTTCAGCAGTAGTCGCCGGATTAGAAGCTAACTTGCTCAACATAGCTTTAGCTTTCTCGTATTGCTCCACTTCAATAGCTTTTCTTACATCATTGATGCTTTGGCCATAAGCGAATCCTGCTATGCAAAACAACGCTACGGTTATATTTAAAGCCTTCTTTATCATCTTCATAGTCAAAAAAATAAATTTATTCAAACAAATTTTTATCAGATAGCTCCACTAAGCGAACAGGCATACGCGCAGGCACCAAACCAGACTTCAGTACAATACGTTGACCTTTATCCCCAGCGACAAAAGCTGCAAATCCTGTACCTAAGCCCATATGCGAATCTCTGCTTAAAAGATACACCCTTCTTACTAAAGGATAGAAACCTTGCGCAATGTAAGCCTGATACGGTTTACGGTATTCACCCGAACCGGGTTGGCCATCATCCGGAGCAATTGCTGCAACTTTAATCTTCTTAAGAAAACTATTTGCGGTAGTATCGTCTGTATCACTAATCCAATTCACACCAATTATTCCTAAGGCATTTTTGTGTTTACTAACATACTCAATTACCTCTTTATTCGTCTTAACTGCAAAGAAATTTTTTGAAGAAAATTGATTCTTCCCTGCTAATTCCTTCATATACCGCACTGTACTTGAATTTGGATTATCAAATACAACTGAAATATCTTCATTAAGATTCGTGTTACCCAATTCGCTCCATTTTGTCACTTTCCCAGAAAAGATATCACGAAGGTTAGGCATTGAAAAGGTTGAATCAGTATTTCCCGGATTTATTATCAATGCAATTGCGTCAATTGCAAACTTGGTACTTCGTACAACAAGTTTCCTATCTTGCAAAGGCTTAAGTTCATCAGCCGTAAGTTCACGACTAACAACTACTGCTCGAGCCGAATCCTTGATCAGATCAGCAATAGCATCTCCCTCAGCTTTGAAGTGCGGATTTATTTTAGCCTTTGGATAAAGAGCATGAAAAACATCTAGCTCGGCTTGAATAATGGGTTCAAATGTTTCGTCTACAGAAATATTGATCTCTCCTGTGGTGGTCGTATCCAATGCTTTTTGATTAGAATTACTTCCACAACCCATCAGACCTACCACTCCAAGCACTGTTAAAGTGACCCAGCCGATTTTATTATAGCGTGACCTATTCATATTCAGAATTGTTTTTTTTAATGAGCCTGTAACATCTAAACGCTCCGTACAAAATTATAGCGCTTCCAAGAATAATTTTATTATTCTTCGACATTCCAACCAAAACATTGGGTTTGAAAATAATCATACTGCCCAAAACAAGATAAGCAATAATGAAGGCCACCCCTAAAATTAGCAAAAATCGCTCTTTTGGCGATTTTTGCTTAAAATTATTATCAAACTGTTGCTCCATGAGAGCTAAATTGATGTTAAAAAATTAATCTAAACGGAATACAATTGGTAAACTGAACTGTACACGCACTGGTCTACCATTTTGTTTGCCTGGCTTCCACTTCGGCATTGCTTTCACAACGCGTGCAGCTTCTTCGTCACATCCAGAACCAATTCCGCGAAGAACTTTCACATCGGTAATTGATCCATCTTTCTCAACAACGAAAGTAACCATTACACGACCTTGAACGTTATTTTCACGAGCCATTGCTGGATAACGAAGGTTTTTTCCAATGAACTTACCTATTTGCTCCAATCCACCTGGAAACTCAGGGTTTTCCTCAACATGTAAAAAGATTTCCTGAGTATCTTCTACTACCTCGTTGCCGGTACCAGTACCAATTACTGGTTCTTCAACAGGAGCAGGTCCTTCATCAGTTCCCTTTACGGTTTGAGTACTCACTTCCGCCTTAATTTCATCCTGTACAGGAGGTGGTTCTTCATCCCGAACTTCTTCATCCTTTTTAATTACCGGAGGAGTAAACTTAATAGTTGTTCTCACCGGAGGTGGAGGTGGTTCTGATGGTGGCGGAGGTGGAGGTGGTTGAGTTTTATCCACTGGCGGCGGAGCCATCAGTTCATTTGACTGAACCACTTTTATTTCATTATCTTCAGGAATTACACCTGAGATAATGCGAGCAATAACTGGAGCAGCTATGCCTAAAGAGAAGAAAATAATAGCTAATACGGTACCTTTCTTCATGTTCTTAGAATACTGCTTGCGCAGATCATAAGCTCCGTATGCTTTATTTCGTCCTTCAAAGACTTGTTCGCACCATCTGCTATCTTCTAAATCTATCTTTCCTGCCATTTCTCGACAATGTTTTTATCTTACTTTTGAACGTAAGGATTATCATTAATCATTTTCAAATCACCAGGAGTGATATCAACAATAGCATAACGACCATTATTGGTAATGTTCATCTCATCCAAAATATCCACTAGGTTTTTGTAAAGAGATTTATCATCAGCTTTAATTAAGACAATTAGGCCCTCTTTGTTGTTCCTGATTCTTGAATAATTAGCTTTAAATGTTTCCTCAGATATCTTCTTGTCTTGCGCCATCTGTTTGTAAATCTTGATAGAGTCAAGAGATGGGTTACGCTTACGACTTTCTTCTAACAAAATCTTACGAATTCCATTAGCTCCAAAGTTCGTAACCAAAGGGTTCTGAACTTCTTCCCCGATACCGAAGTAATAAACAATTTGATCTTTCCCCGTTAAAAGAATTGTCATCGCTTGAGAAGCCTTGATTTTGGTCTTATCTTCTTCTTTCATGTTTTCTTCTTTAACAGGCATATTAATATCCATAACGGATGGTTTGCTCATAGAGGTGGTTAGCATGAAGAAAGTGATCAACAAGAAACCAAGGTCAACCATTGGAGTAAAATCCACACGAGTTGAGAGCTTCTTGCCTCTTTTCTTTCCGCCCTTCTTATGTCCACCGCCCCCGGAGGTATCTATATCTGCCATTGCTCAAATTTCTTTAAAAAGTTTACAAATTAGGAGCTTGTTCCATATTGGTAATAAAGTTGAAACGGTTAGCCTTTTGAGCCTGCAACGTAGCAATGATATTTTTTACTACTGGATAATTTGACTCGCGATCACCTTTAATAGCAATAACTGCAGCGCTATTGGTTACACGACGTGATTCTATTAACCAGTCTTTCAATTCATTTGTTGCATTTTGAGTAGAATCACAAGGAACGCCTTTAGTTTGTTCATTGTATTTCTTACGCTGATCCTTACTCATTGCTAAGTAGCTTTTCAACTCATTCATCGGAGTACCAAAGTTAGCTAACTTTGAGAACTCTTCTTTCTCAGCCGGCGTAAAAGATATTTGTCTTTTAGCGGCCATATTATCCAATAGGGCTTTTCTAAATTCCGTTCCTTCTAATCCAAAGAAGATTCTTCCGCCCTTATCAACAGAAATCAAAATCACTTTGGTATCAGGAAGTTTTATTTCCGATA
Above is a window of Solitalea lacus DNA encoding:
- a CDS encoding NADH-quinone oxidoreductase subunit B, encoding MSDIKMVEAPPGIEGAGFFATSLDKAVGLARSYSLWPLPFATSCCGIEFMATMGAHYDLARFGAERLSFSPRQADLLMVMGTIAKKMAPVLRQVYLQMAEPRWVMAVGACASSGGIFDTYSVLQGIDEIIPVDVYVPGCPPRPEGIIDGLNRIQELVQNESLRRRDSEEYKQLLAKYGIQ
- a CDS encoding tetratricopeptide repeat protein, translating into MKMIKKALNITVALFCIAGFAYGQSINDVRKAIEVEQYEKAKAMLSKLASNPATTAESYYYMGDVYVKTLEFDSAQVFFDKGVAANPQFGLNYVGQGKLSILKKNFVSAKPLFDKAIALGQKEKDYRPYLETAKAYALAGEEGDAASIETAIAYIEQAKKIASKNPEVYTTLGNAYLLKKDGNNAIANYNKALELDKNYVAAYVAQSHIYRGAQNYESSLAPLEKAISIDPNYAPAYRELAELYAVSGQYAKATETYKNKYLPLTDASCNSNTRYASVLFLAKQYQSAYDQINLLLKTCQVKPVMYRLLAYSAYEIKKPTEALEAMNTFFQKQPESNVITQDYEYMAKILSDNKKDSLAIAYMQKALVKDPSKIDLYPLLGKMSYLSKQYPTAIKAYDSYFAIPNVKKQPVDYLYYGLSAMRVENYKKADSAFLKVTELSPTYIQGYLYRGQANAAQDKDSKLGLAKPYYEKVVELGEADKQKNAKYLIEAYDYLGSYAYLVQNDLTAAKSFYNKVIEIDPANQKALEVIKGLNTTGGKNKK
- a CDS encoding NADH-quinone oxidoreductase subunit C; translation: MAVKEINNQAVLEKLQTKFADAIFNVSEPHEFLTLTTTKDKIIDVVQFLYNDDELKFRFLTDICGIHYPEQELPLGVIYHLHSLTNNVRIRIKVFLPEHAPRIASLTGLFLGANWMERETYDFFGIIFEGHPDLRRILNVDDMVAFPMRKEFPLEDPNRTDKNDDYFGR
- a CDS encoding NADH-quinone oxidoreductase subunit D — protein: MAHIKLGEHSLEKETTTLNLGPTHPATHGVFQNVLELDGERIVSAQSTIGYIHRAFEKISEHRPFYQITPLTDRLNYCSAPINNMGWHMTVEKLLGIQTPKRVDYMRIIVMELSRIADHLVCNSVIGVDSGAFTGFLYVFQKREHIYEIFEEICGSRLTTNMGRIGGFERNFNDVAIAKIKTFIDEFPEVMREFENLFNRNRIFIDRCVGVTPVSAEKALSYSWTGPLLRSCGVDYDVRVAQPYCSYDEFDFEIPVGTTGDIYDRFLVRNEEMWQSLSIIKQALAKMEKEPKGVFNAEVPDYCLPPKEDVYSSMESLIYHFKIVMGEVPIPKTEIYHAVEGGNGELGFYLVTDGGRAPFRLHFRRPSFINYQAYADIAKGGMISDAILAMSSLNVIAGELDA
- a CDS encoding ExbD/TolR family protein, with translation MADIDTSGGGGHKKGGKKRGKKLSTRVDFTPMVDLGFLLITFFMLTTSMSKPSVMDINMPVKEENMKEEDKTKIKASQAMTILLTGKDQIVYYFGIGEEVQNPLVTNFGANGIRKILLEESRKRNPSLDSIKIYKQMAQDKKISEETFKANYSRIRNNKEGLIVLIKADDKSLYKNLVDILDEMNITNNGRYAIVDITPGDLKMINDNPYVQK
- a CDS encoding PstS family phosphate ABC transporter substrate-binding protein, whose product is MNRSRYNKIGWVTLTVLGVVGLMGCGSNSNQKALDTTTTGEINISVDETFEPIIQAELDVFHALYPKAKINPHFKAEGDAIADLIKDSARAVVVSRELTADELKPLQDRKLVVRSTKFAIDAIALIINPGNTDSTFSMPNLRDIFSGKVTKWSELGNTNLNEDISVVFDNPNSSTVRYMKELAGKNQFSSKNFFAVKTNKEVIEYVSKHKNALGIIGVNWISDTDDTTANSFLKKIKVAAIAPDDGQPGSGEYRKPYQAYIAQGFYPLVRRVYLLSRDSHMGLGTGFAAFVAGDKGQRIVLKSGLVPARMPVRLVELSDKNLFE
- the nuoE gene encoding complex I 24 kDa subunit family protein — protein: MLAVKEIKFSAEAQKKVDEIIARYPEGRQKSALLPVLHLAQAEFGWCSTEVMDYVASLLNISPIEVYEVASFYTMFFLKPSGKYVLEVCRTGPCCLVGAEKIMKHLEEKLGVKEGEVTSDGLFSFRGVECLAACGYGPVLQIGPEYTFYENLTENSVDELLTQLMNKN
- a CDS encoding NADH-quinone oxidoreductase subunit A yields the protein MLLLEQLPVNYAPIAFQFFVAIGFVVVTMLATHLIGPKRKTSDKLTPFESGVEAQGNARQPISIKYFLVAILFVLFDVEVIFMYPWAVNFKELGLLGMIEMFTFMAFLLLGFIYIIKKGALKWE
- a CDS encoding energy transducer TonB encodes the protein MAGKIDLEDSRWCEQVFEGRNKAYGAYDLRKQYSKNMKKGTVLAIIFFSLGIAAPVIARIISGVIPEDNEIKVVQSNELMAPPPVDKTQPPPPPPPSEPPPPPVRTTIKFTPPVIKKDEEVRDEEPPPVQDEIKAEVSTQTVKGTDEGPAPVEEPVIGTGTGNEVVEDTQEIFLHVEENPEFPGGLEQIGKFIGKNLRYPAMARENNVQGRVMVTFVVEKDGSITDVKVLRGIGSGCDEEAARVVKAMPKWKPGKQNGRPVRVQFSLPIVFRLD
- a CDS encoding ExbD/TolR family protein, with translation MGKVKVPRKSTMVDMTAMTDVAFLLLTFFMLATQFKPEEAVVVDTPSSISEIKLPDTKVILISVDKGGRIFFGLEGTEFRKALLDNMAAKRQISFTPAEKEEFSKLANFGTPMNELKSYLAMSKDQRKKYNEQTKGVPCDSTQNATNELKDWLIESRRVTNSAAVIAIKGDRESNYPVVKNIIATLQAQKANRFNFITNMEQAPNL
- the nuoF gene encoding NADH-quinone oxidoreductase subunit NuoF; protein product: MTQKILLKDINVPGINTFDVYRKQGGYAAVEKALKTMSPDDVVEEVKKSGLRGRGGAGFPTGMKWSFLAKPEGVPRYLVCNADESEPGTFKDRYLMTHTPHTLIEGMIVSSYALGANTSYIYVRGEMMPQIRILEKAIAEAKNAGFLGKNILGSGYDLEVYVQPGGGAYICGEETALLESLEGKRGNPRIKPPFPAIAGLYGCPTVVNNVESIAAVSWIVVNGGDEYAKIGIGRSTGTKLISASGNINKPGVYEIELGLPVEEFIYSDEYCGGIANGKRLKAVVAGGSSVPILPANLILKLANGQPRLMSYESLSEGGFATGTMLGSGGFIVMDEDSCIVRNTWNFSRFYHHESCGQCSPCREGTGWMEKVLHRIEYGHGKMSDIDLLVDVAKKIEGNTICPLGDAAAWPVASAIRHFRDEFEWHVKEPNAAMEGNYGLANYADPIPVVETAN